The following are encoded together in the Adhaeribacter arboris genome:
- a CDS encoding glycoside hydrolase family 9 protein → MHFFSKSLYSAFLVVMVFCAQAQQPVNTIQLNQVGFYPSVEKLAVVVGEPKESTFYVKTSDGKKIVFTGKLTASKPNEFSQKPIRIADFSSFKTNGTYVVEIPGIGTSYPFQIQRDVHKAAAASLKGFYYQRVSTDLPEKYAGKWHRPAGHATTDNQVLIHPSAASAQRPAGTMISAPRGWYDAGDYNKYIVNSGITMGTLLAAYEDFPEYFKAQKLTIPESANQVPDILDEVLWNLRWMLTMQDPNDGGVYHKLTNAAFDGMIMPDKAVKPRYVVQKSTAAALDFAAVMAQASRVYKNFNRDFPGLSDSCLNAAVKAWEWSQKNPNILYEQESINKQFDPKITTGTYGDRNVSDEWTWAGAELYVTTKKDNYYTAAKINTANELVLPSWAQVKTLGYYTLARNGKNLTPAAQKDLPGIKKQIIQFADDLLAGTAERTYRTVMGKSEKDYIWGSSAVAANQGIALIQAYKLANNKKYLQGALGNLDYLLGRNAVGYSFLTGFGEKSTLHPHHRPSIADGIEEPVPGLLSGGTNARAKEQDKCPGYAATSPDEVYLDQDCSYASNEIAINWNSPFVYLVSALEALQNQMGYTAANK, encoded by the coding sequence ATGCATTTTTTCTCTAAATCCTTATACAGTGCTTTTCTGGTAGTTATGGTATTTTGTGCACAAGCCCAACAGCCCGTAAATACTATTCAATTAAACCAGGTGGGCTTTTATCCATCCGTTGAAAAATTAGCCGTAGTAGTAGGCGAACCAAAAGAAAGTACATTTTACGTGAAAACTTCTGACGGAAAAAAGATTGTTTTTACCGGTAAGCTAACGGCCAGCAAACCAAACGAATTTTCGCAGAAACCTATCCGTATAGCTGACTTTAGCTCGTTTAAAACAAATGGGACTTACGTAGTTGAAATACCAGGTATAGGTACCTCTTATCCTTTCCAGATCCAGCGCGATGTGCATAAAGCCGCCGCCGCTTCTTTGAAAGGGTTTTATTACCAAAGAGTATCTACGGATTTACCCGAAAAATACGCGGGTAAATGGCACCGCCCGGCGGGTCATGCTACCACGGATAACCAGGTACTTATTCATCCATCGGCAGCTTCCGCCCAAAGACCAGCCGGAACAATGATTTCTGCCCCGCGGGGTTGGTACGATGCCGGCGATTACAATAAGTATATTGTAAACAGCGGGATTACCATGGGAACCTTGTTAGCCGCGTACGAAGATTTCCCGGAATACTTTAAAGCGCAGAAACTTACTATTCCGGAAAGTGCAAATCAAGTTCCGGATATTCTGGATGAGGTGTTGTGGAATTTACGCTGGATGCTAACCATGCAGGACCCAAACGATGGAGGCGTCTACCATAAACTTACTAATGCCGCTTTCGATGGCATGATAATGCCGGACAAAGCCGTTAAACCGCGCTACGTGGTGCAAAAAAGCACCGCTGCTGCTCTGGACTTTGCGGCTGTTATGGCTCAGGCCAGCCGGGTTTATAAAAACTTTAACCGCGATTTTCCGGGCCTTTCGGATTCTTGCCTGAATGCCGCCGTGAAAGCCTGGGAGTGGTCCCAGAAAAATCCGAATATACTATACGAACAAGAAAGTATAAACAAACAATTTGACCCCAAAATTACTACGGGAACCTACGGCGACCGTAACGTAAGCGACGAGTGGACCTGGGCAGGAGCTGAATTATATGTAACAACCAAAAAAGATAACTATTATACCGCGGCAAAAATTAATACGGCTAATGAGCTAGTTTTGCCTTCGTGGGCGCAGGTTAAAACGTTAGGTTATTACACTCTGGCTCGTAATGGTAAAAATTTAACGCCTGCAGCGCAGAAAGATTTACCGGGTATTAAAAAGCAAATAATTCAGTTTGCGGATGATTTGCTGGCAGGCACCGCCGAAAGAACGTACCGCACGGTAATGGGTAAATCCGAAAAAGATTACATCTGGGGCAGCAGTGCGGTAGCAGCAAACCAAGGCATTGCTCTTATTCAAGCCTATAAGTTGGCAAACAATAAAAAATATTTGCAGGGAGCACTAGGAAACCTGGATTATTTGCTGGGTCGCAATGCCGTGGGATATTCCTTTTTAACGGGTTTCGGCGAAAAGTCTACCCTGCACCCGCACCACCGGCCTTCCATCGCGGATGGTATTGAAGAACCTGTGCCTGGTTTACTTTCCGGCGGCACCAATGCCCGCGCGAAAGAACAAGATAAATGTCCAGGTTATGCCGCTACTTCGCCGGATGAAGTGTACCTGGACCAGGATTGCTCTTATGCTTCTAACGAAATTGCCATTAACTGGAATTCGCCGTTCGTCTATCTAGTTTCAGCTTTAGAAGCTTTACAAAATCAGATGGGTTATACAGCAGCAAACAAGTAA
- a CDS encoding T9SS type A sorting domain-containing protein encodes MTLQYAPNPFSKNLRVQAPSAFHYKIYTLTGHQIEAGFCTGDCTLSKNLVPGTYLFSTWSKTQSRTIKIIKK; translated from the coding sequence ATGACTTTACAATACGCCCCTAATCCGTTTAGTAAAAATTTACGGGTACAAGCGCCCAGCGCCTTTCATTACAAAATTTATACGCTAACAGGTCATCAGATAGAAGCTGGGTTCTGTACCGGAGATTGTACCCTTAGTAAAAATTTAGTACCCGGTACCTACCTGTTTTCCACCTGGAGTAAAACCCAAAGCCGCACTATTAAAATCATTAAAAAGTAA
- a CDS encoding glycosyl hydrolase, which yields MKRIYRNLLVIILPLLFASQLYAQKFEAENATLTGGATKQACTTCSGGFYVAQSEGNLTFTVPITKEGFYNISIVAASTGGSKINKFSIDDNTLDFSIAQTQFTTLRLVGAQKLTSGQHQVKIVKSWGWINIDYLELEEVSATSRFQLNQILVTANPIPQAKSLYDFLLDNYGDKIISGVMTLNSLDEATWLKENTGKEPALLGIDFMHSGRGYSWYDSKTPINDAKTWYNRNGIPALMWHWRDPSRKTEEFYTKSSSKPEGTDFDISKVSDVNSAEYKAMLADIDYIAGLLKELQDQNVPVIWRPLHEAAGGWFWWGAKGGAPLKTLWRLMYDRMVNYHGLRNLIWVWTREPNDEDWYPGEEYVDIVGRDIYKDGDHSSQTLEFSDMNNRYGGKKMVTLSEVGSFPDVDNLVKDGAAWSWYMPWYGNYTRDSRYNSLDLWKKMFAHDYVITLDEMPDLKTYVRQDLVTGIFDGIKANSSFIAYPTSIRDNLFIKADRTIKTIEIYNLLGACMKREEGKGKDAVVSFANIPAGMYLVVVNKLETVKVWKQ from the coding sequence ATGAAAAGGATTTACCGGAATCTTCTCGTTATTATACTGCCTTTATTGTTCGCTTCACAGCTTTACGCCCAAAAATTTGAAGCCGAAAATGCAACCTTAACGGGTGGTGCAACTAAGCAAGCCTGTACCACTTGTTCCGGCGGCTTTTACGTAGCCCAAAGCGAAGGAAATCTTACTTTTACCGTACCCATTACCAAAGAAGGTTTCTACAATATCTCCATTGTAGCCGCTTCTACCGGAGGAAGTAAAATAAATAAATTTAGTATTGATGATAATACTTTAGACTTTTCGATAGCGCAAACCCAGTTTACTACTTTGCGCCTGGTAGGAGCTCAGAAGTTAACGAGTGGCCAGCACCAGGTAAAAATTGTTAAATCCTGGGGCTGGATTAACATCGATTACCTGGAATTGGAAGAAGTAAGTGCAACTAGCCGGTTTCAATTAAATCAAATCTTAGTAACGGCCAATCCTATTCCTCAAGCCAAATCTTTATACGATTTCTTATTGGATAATTATGGTGATAAGATTATCTCCGGCGTAATGACCCTGAACAGCCTGGATGAAGCAACTTGGTTAAAGGAAAATACGGGCAAAGAGCCGGCCTTATTGGGAATTGATTTTATGCATAGCGGACGCGGGTATAGCTGGTACGATAGCAAAACCCCCATTAACGATGCTAAGACCTGGTACAACCGGAATGGCATTCCGGCTCTCATGTGGCACTGGCGCGACCCTTCCCGGAAAACAGAAGAATTTTATACCAAATCCTCATCTAAACCGGAAGGTACTGATTTTGATATCTCAAAAGTTTCCGATGTAAATTCAGCGGAATATAAGGCGATGCTGGCAGACATCGATTATATCGCCGGCTTGCTGAAAGAACTACAAGACCAGAACGTACCGGTAATCTGGCGGCCCTTGCACGAAGCAGCGGGTGGTTGGTTTTGGTGGGGAGCTAAAGGTGGAGCCCCGTTAAAAACTTTGTGGCGCCTAATGTACGACCGGATGGTAAACTATCATGGTTTACGAAACTTGATTTGGGTTTGGACCCGTGAACCAAACGACGAGGACTGGTACCCAGGGGAGGAGTACGTAGATATTGTCGGGCGGGATATTTACAAAGACGGGGACCATAGTTCGCAAACCTTGGAATTTAGCGATATGAATAACCGCTACGGCGGCAAAAAAATGGTGACATTAAGCGAAGTCGGTTCTTTTCCGGACGTGGATAATTTAGTAAAAGATGGAGCGGCCTGGTCGTGGTATATGCCTTGGTACGGTAACTATACGCGCGACAGCCGGTATAATTCGCTGGATTTATGGAAAAAAATGTTTGCCCACGACTATGTTATTACCTTGGATGAAATGCCCGATTTAAAAACCTACGTGCGCCAGGATCTGGTAACGGGTATTTTTGATGGAATAAAAGCAAACTCGTCTTTTATAGCTTATCCTACTTCCATTCGGGATAATTTATTTATTAAAGCGGATAGAACCATTAAAACAATCGAAATCTACAATTTACTAGGGGCTTGTATGAAAAGAGAAGAAGGAAAGGGGAAAGATGCGGTAGTTTCCTTCGCGAACATACCTGCCGGAATGTACCTGGTAGTGGTTAATAAATTAGAAACTGTAAAAGTTTGGAAGCAATAG
- a CDS encoding IPT/TIG domain-containing protein — MKYFLNKKLVFLVCWVLSLGLLTACDDEDESSPNNGQIALLSFGPTGAKHGEQIQFIGLNLDKVEAIELPRVTVPKAQFVNQTSELITLVVPDEATAGKVVLKSSAGDVTSKTVLNFEVPVSITSFTQEARPGANITVTGNKLNWVEGVIFGDSKDTITTFVNQTLTELTLTVPMDAKNGVLTFITGGTEPLVITPEQELIVTLPKVTALAPNPLKHGENVTLTGTDLDLVKEVIFTAVGEAKVTSFVSQNATELVITVPDNAKKGILTLVVPSLVEVTTPIELDIILPAITSVAPTPVEIGANLTVNGTNLDLVKTITFGGGIATSTFVSQSATKMVVAVPANAKKGALKLTTHRNFDVITNKEVQIKGDTGPNIAKFIFEEALSTDWEKWGGWGTTTQDLENAEQVSRGSKAIKLSFNDAYGALQLHPKNANAFNGFTHLVLYVRGGTKDCRLAVQVKNAAGTSSSDAPFDVKLGEYKLVEIPISALGDVSGGVAEVYIKNYGENPNTVYIDDLGLR, encoded by the coding sequence ATGAAATATTTTTTAAATAAGAAATTAGTATTCCTGGTATGTTGGGTGCTATCTCTCGGACTGCTAACCGCCTGCGACGATGAAGATGAAAGCAGCCCTAATAACGGACAAATAGCGTTACTAAGCTTTGGGCCAACTGGAGCCAAACACGGCGAGCAAATTCAATTTATAGGTTTAAACCTGGATAAAGTAGAAGCAATAGAGTTACCCAGAGTAACTGTTCCTAAAGCGCAGTTTGTTAACCAGACTTCCGAATTGATTACCTTAGTAGTGCCGGATGAAGCAACGGCGGGTAAAGTAGTACTTAAAAGCTCTGCGGGTGATGTAACCTCTAAAACGGTGTTGAATTTTGAGGTTCCTGTTTCTATTACCTCTTTTACGCAAGAGGCCAGACCGGGGGCGAACATCACTGTTACTGGTAATAAACTAAACTGGGTAGAAGGAGTAATATTTGGTGATAGTAAAGATACTATTACCACGTTTGTAAATCAAACTTTGACAGAGCTTACTCTTACAGTGCCCATGGACGCTAAAAATGGTGTTTTAACTTTTATTACAGGTGGTACCGAACCATTAGTAATAACACCGGAGCAGGAACTTATCGTTACTCTGCCAAAAGTAACAGCCCTAGCGCCTAATCCTTTAAAACACGGAGAAAATGTAACACTTACCGGTACTGATCTGGACTTAGTAAAAGAAGTAATTTTCACGGCAGTAGGAGAGGCGAAGGTCACTAGTTTTGTGAGCCAAAACGCAACAGAGCTAGTAATAACTGTACCAGATAATGCTAAAAAAGGAATACTTACCTTAGTGGTACCTTCTTTGGTGGAAGTTACTACACCTATTGAACTCGACATTATTTTGCCCGCTATTACCAGTGTAGCGCCTACTCCCGTGGAGATTGGCGCAAATCTAACGGTTAATGGTACTAATCTGGACCTGGTTAAAACTATTACATTTGGCGGTGGTATTGCTACGTCTACCTTTGTAAGTCAATCAGCTACTAAAATGGTGGTAGCTGTTCCGGCCAATGCGAAAAAAGGTGCCTTAAAATTAACTACGCACCGCAATTTCGATGTAATTACCAATAAAGAAGTGCAAATAAAAGGTGATACCGGCCCCAATATAGCTAAGTTCATCTTTGAGGAAGCTCTGAGTACAGATTGGGAAAAATGGGGTGGTTGGGGAACCACTACTCAGGATTTAGAAAATGCAGAGCAAGTGAGCAGAGGGTCAAAAGCCATTAAATTAAGCTTTAACGATGCCTATGGTGCCTTGCAACTTCACCCAAAAAACGCTAATGCGTTCAATGGATTTACGCATTTGGTTCTTTATGTACGTGGCGGTACCAAAGATTGCCGTTTAGCCGTTCAGGTTAAAAATGCTGCCGGTACTTCTTCCAGTGATGCTCCCTTCGACGTTAAGTTAGGTGAATATAAACTAGTTGAAATTCCAATTAGTGCTTTAGGCGATGTTTCTGGCGGAGTGGCAGAAGTATACATCAAAAATTATGGTGAAAATCCTAACACTGTTTATATAGACGACTTAGGATTGCGGTAA
- a CDS encoding glycan-binding surface protein: protein MKSQIKLWLFLFVALVTGGVLTSCSDDDELVNGGKPMISYVRVTRPEASDSLIVKAGQSQMIAIMGQNLGQARELWINDQQTELVPTFITNTSIITRVPALLPKEITNKMRIVFANGEVLEHPFTVDVSEPVVSYMLSEYVPTGGIATIRGNYFYAPVKITFTGGVEGVIENLEDDMIQVKVPEGAQPGPITITTNFGTTESNFWFRDNRNIILGFDNTTGGLWTGAGNIKDSDPAIPPVNNKFLRMNQKLGEWSWYELYVGPTDSDVRLETRNIPEEAFTNPKNYSLKFELNTLELFSGASFLMHMGPGDMGTDRNTKRYTWTPNIDTKGQWETVTIPWEDFWKANGSFAYTPTGYGVSLFFSGPNAFTGNFAMDNVRVVPNVNP from the coding sequence ATGAAATCTCAAATAAAGTTATGGTTATTCCTTTTTGTTGCCTTAGTAACGGGAGGAGTACTAACAAGTTGCTCTGACGACGATGAGCTGGTGAATGGTGGCAAACCCATGATTAGTTATGTGCGGGTTACTCGCCCCGAAGCTTCTGATTCTCTGATTGTGAAAGCTGGTCAGAGCCAAATGATTGCCATCATGGGACAAAATCTGGGTCAAGCCCGTGAACTCTGGATTAATGACCAGCAAACAGAATTGGTACCTACTTTTATTACAAACACCAGTATTATTACCCGAGTGCCTGCCTTGTTGCCAAAGGAAATAACCAATAAAATGCGGATTGTATTTGCGAATGGCGAAGTACTGGAGCATCCGTTTACGGTAGATGTGAGCGAACCGGTAGTTTCTTATATGTTAAGTGAATACGTGCCAACAGGCGGTATTGCCACCATTCGGGGTAACTATTTTTACGCTCCTGTTAAAATTACTTTTACCGGCGGGGTAGAAGGCGTAATCGAAAATTTGGAAGATGATATGATTCAGGTGAAAGTTCCGGAGGGCGCGCAACCCGGACCTATTACTATTACTACTAATTTTGGTACCACGGAATCAAACTTCTGGTTCCGCGATAACCGGAACATTATCCTGGGTTTTGATAATACAACCGGAGGTTTATGGACCGGGGCGGGTAATATTAAAGATTCTGATCCAGCTATACCGCCTGTTAATAATAAATTTCTCCGGATGAACCAAAAACTGGGAGAATGGAGCTGGTACGAATTATACGTGGGCCCAACAGATAGTGATGTTCGTTTGGAAACCCGCAACATTCCGGAAGAAGCCTTTACGAATCCGAAGAACTACAGCCTAAAATTTGAATTAAACACGCTGGAACTTTTCTCCGGTGCATCCTTCCTGATGCATATGGGACCGGGTGATATGGGAACGGACCGGAATACGAAACGGTATACTTGGACCCCAAATATTGATACCAAAGGACAATGGGAAACGGTTACTATTCCTTGGGAAGATTTCTGGAAAGCAAACGGAAGTTTTGCTTATACGCCAACCGGTTATGGAGTATCCTTATTCTTTAGTGGCCCCAATGCGTTTACCGGCAACTTTGCTATGGACAATGTGCGGGTAGTTCCTAATGTAAATCCTTAA
- a CDS encoding RagB/SusD family nutrient uptake outer membrane protein yields MIHKYIFAGALVALALFSGCSDDFLERPPLDTLTSDTFYNTDAQVLASTAPLYNVVWKSYHDQASFHLGDVRGGTTWYPWGTTGVRENVLFRTSGVTQSSLDAYQAFYNVIGQSNMAIYNINRLAGPEVSEAVKNQAIAEARFMRATAYTYLVMNFGEVPIITNNIEEMNNADIVRNTIPSIWEFITRDYLFAAENLPLTVAEAGRLTKWSAEGMLARTYLTRAGVGQSGGNRDQALLDKAKEYADRVIKMSGKQLVRPYENLFKYPYDNNSESLFELEWATTNNYDASNTQTSQITPFAEIAVNNDGWGGSFGATYWMLSLYDGLIDRGTSPGPEDDGVKPGFTTDQRLKASYMLPGAVYPEIKVKRAFGPNKAGDVLTVPDPGTADLGSVFIKKYVVGNDLNGVPATQQRYPHNNYMLRLAEMYLIYVEAAVGNNESTTDPTAVGYFNVIRNRAGLPNIVGPIRMNRTWSADPTVYKDDVLEERAKEFAMEGMTWYDLVRIHYYNPEKAYAIINNQDRGGFVAKPDRFPNPTGWTFTKTAWFTDRNAVVNSGNFYLQIPSVEISQAPNLTQPAVDYVFGE; encoded by the coding sequence ATGATTCATAAATATATTTTCGCCGGAGCCTTGGTGGCCCTTGCCCTATTTTCCGGTTGTTCCGATGATTTTTTAGAAAGACCGCCGCTAGATACTTTAACCTCTGACACGTTCTATAATACCGATGCCCAGGTTTTAGCTTCTACAGCGCCGTTGTACAATGTCGTTTGGAAAAGTTACCACGACCAAGCTTCGTTTCACTTAGGCGATGTCCGGGGCGGTACTACCTGGTATCCGTGGGGTACTACCGGTGTTAGAGAAAACGTTTTATTCCGGACTTCCGGAGTTACCCAATCAAGTCTCGATGCGTACCAGGCCTTCTATAATGTGATCGGCCAATCCAACATGGCAATCTATAACATTAACCGGTTAGCTGGTCCGGAGGTGAGCGAAGCGGTAAAAAACCAGGCTATCGCGGAGGCGCGTTTTATGCGCGCTACGGCTTATACCTACCTGGTAATGAATTTTGGCGAAGTGCCCATTATCACGAATAATATCGAGGAAATGAATAATGCCGATATCGTACGGAATACTATACCCAGTATATGGGAGTTCATTACCCGGGATTACCTCTTTGCCGCTGAAAATTTACCATTAACTGTGGCAGAAGCAGGCAGATTAACCAAATGGTCAGCGGAAGGAATGCTGGCCCGTACTTACCTGACCCGGGCGGGCGTAGGCCAATCGGGTGGTAACCGGGACCAGGCATTATTAGATAAAGCCAAAGAATACGCCGACCGGGTTATAAAAATGAGCGGTAAGCAACTGGTACGGCCTTACGAAAATTTGTTCAAATACCCTTACGATAATAATAGTGAGTCTTTGTTTGAATTAGAATGGGCTACCACTAATAATTACGATGCTTCCAATACCCAGACTTCGCAGATTACTCCTTTCGCCGAAATAGCGGTAAATAACGATGGTTGGGGTGGTAGTTTTGGGGCTACTTATTGGATGCTTAGCTTATACGATGGGTTAATTGACCGGGGTACTTCCCCGGGTCCGGAAGATGATGGGGTTAAACCTGGCTTTACAACAGATCAGCGGTTAAAAGCTTCTTACATGTTACCCGGAGCCGTGTACCCGGAAATAAAGGTTAAAAGAGCTTTCGGCCCGAATAAAGCCGGGGATGTATTAACCGTTCCGGACCCAGGCACCGCAGACTTAGGCTCTGTTTTCATAAAAAAATATGTAGTAGGTAACGATTTAAACGGCGTACCGGCTACCCAGCAACGTTACCCGCATAATAATTACATGCTCCGCTTAGCCGAAATGTACCTGATTTATGTAGAGGCCGCCGTTGGTAACAATGAATCAACTACCGATCCTACCGCCGTTGGTTACTTTAATGTTATCCGGAATAGAGCCGGTTTGCCGAATATTGTTGGTCCGATCCGGATGAACCGCACCTGGAGCGCCGATCCAACGGTTTATAAAGATGATGTTTTAGAAGAACGGGCAAAAGAGTTTGCGATGGAGGGAATGACCTGGTACGATTTAGTTCGGATTCATTATTATAACCCAGAAAAAGCTTACGCCATTATCAATAATCAGGATAGAGGAGGTTTTGTAGCCAAGCCGGACCGTTTCCCAAATCCTACCGGCTGGACCTTTACTAAAACGGCTTGGTTTACCGATAGAAATGCGGTGGTGAATTCAGGTAATTTCTATTTGCAAATTCCGTCGGTAGAAATTAGTCAGGCGCCTAATTTAACCCAACCGGCCGTTGATTACGTTTTTGGAGAATAG